From a single Nitrospira sp. genomic region:
- a CDS encoding DUF393 domain-containing protein → MRWILRWPFAGDLAERGYRIIARHRYRWFGKTKAVRQSPPV, encoded by the coding sequence GTGCGGTGGATATTACGGTGGCCATTCGCAGGGGATCTAGCGGAACGCGGTTATAGGATCATTGCCCGTCATCGGTATCGATGGTTTGGTAAAACCAAGGCAGTGAGACAAAGCCCACCAGTGTAA